Genomic segment of Aminivibrio sp.:
GGCCGTTCCCTTCGTGGTGGACTGCGCCCAGACTGCGGGAATATTGCCCCTGGACGCTGAAAAGTTGGGGCTTGCGGCCCTCTGCTTCACGGGCCACAAGGGCATCTACGGGCCCCAGGGTATCGGCGGAATTCTCTGGAAGCCCGATTTCGCCGAAAAAACGGAATGGTTCGTGGAGGGCGGCACGGGAAGTTTCTCCCACCTGGAGCTGCAGCCCTCCACCATGCCCGACAAGTTCGAGGCAGGCACGCCCAACCTTCCGGGAATAGCGGGGCTTCTGGCAGCTTTGGGCTGGATTGAAGAAACAGGGATCGAGAATATCCGGCGACGGGAAGAGTCCCTGGGGGCCCTTCTCCTTGATGGGCTGCTTTCCCTTCCGGGAGTGCAGCTCTCGGGGCGGAAAACCATGGAAGGGCGCCTGCCCGTGTTCGCCGTAAACTTCGAGGGACGGGACAACGGCATTCTCGCCGCACGGCTCTCCGAGGAGTGGGGCATAGAGACCCGGCCGGGGCTGCACTGTGCCCCTCTGGCCCACAAAACCCTTGGCACCTTTCCCGGCGGTGCGCTGCGCATCAGCCCGGGATGGTTCACCACCGTGGAAGAGGTTCAGAAAACGGTGGACGCTCTAAAGGCGGTGCTTGCATCATGAGTTGCGGAGGAGGTGAGGAAATGAGGCTTACAGAGCTTTCAACCACCAGTGGGTGAGCGGCGAAAATAGGTCCGGCGGACCTGGAGAAGGTACTTAGGGATCTTCCGCTGCCATCCCATGAACGGATCATCACGTCCTGGAGTTCCGGCGAGGATGCCGCCCTCTGGACGATAGATCAAGAGCGGGCCGGAATCC
This window contains:
- a CDS encoding aminotransferase class V-fold PLP-dependent enzyme — translated: MGIYMNNGATTWPKPECVAKAMADFLTGRGANLARGSASERDMGTLDMVFTCRERLASFFGGWEDDPRYVNFTANVTESLNVVFKGYLKPGMKVAISSMEHNAVVRPLRRLEAGGVSVEILQCDGEGFLHPSTLAKALKESRISLVALSHCSNVCGTVQDIETLARLCREAAVPFVVDCAQTAGILPLDAEKLGLAALCFTGHKGIYGPQGIGGILWKPDFAEKTEWFVEGGTGSFSHLELQPSTMPDKFEAGTPNLPGIAGLLAALGWIEETGIENIRRREESLGALLLDGLLSLPGVQLSGRKTMEGRLPVFAVNFEGRDNGILAARLSEEWGIETRPGLHCAPLAHKTLGTFPGGALRISPGWFTTVEEVQKTVDALKAVLAS